A segment of the Carya illinoinensis cultivar Pawnee chromosome 1, C.illinoinensisPawnee_v1, whole genome shotgun sequence genome:
ttttaaatttatcaaattttaattggatttatttagttgtgaaatttattttgaggtgctttctcaatattaattattgttttgtgtttaaattgttgtttaatttaatttagtttatttttttatttaaaattttcttgttagtttttactagttaattattatattttagcaaggtttcgtgtttaatttattttattcaatttatagcttttaaattgtttttgttggatcagtttcCTGACCTAAgatgtgaggattgaacctcatttttttacctttttttttttttttttttttttcccttttcctttttctcctcctttccttttctcatttttcttttttcttctttcatttttcttttcttcttctttcttccctcgAATCCCCCCAGCCCCATGCGACACTCTCGCTCTCCCTCTTCCGTCGTTTTCTTCTTCACGCCTAGGCCGCCGCCCGCCGTCGTGCCTTACACCACCCCTCCCGTTCTACTCCCCACCGGCCGacacacctccccaccaaattttaGCCCCTCTGGCGCCACCGTTAAGCcacacgagctcctccaagttGCACGACTTTTGGGTCATTCCACCCTCATCGTttcacctccagccaccacttcatcattgaccttttgccgacctaaaccacccatttctagctTCGATCATTCGCCCGAGCAACCCTcatgagctcaactctgttTTGGCCATTTTTTACTTCCACTACCATTTTGGCCTCTACCCACGGTCAGCccccacttccactagcttcactagcacctctaagtcattccctatcaatcctaaaccttggttcatccccattcaaaagttgatattttacaacccacgaccacattgtattttgcactgttacgttattTTTCTTTCGCCTTTTGTAGCtcgttgatccttcaaaaaatattttatagcactataagtattttccaaactaccttttgagatttaaatatatttttgcaattAACAAATATTCTGTGATTTAGTTGATTGTTCTGGATTGAGTCCAAGGAGTCAAGGGTCagttggatttgaggatggagttgtatttatattttttttgacgTAATTGATGTTTgaaattgttgttgttggttatttttagtatattgtCGTAAGTGCATGTATGTTCATGTTTGGAaaggaaaactggattttcgcgtaattgcatgcatgtacatgtgttggaaattgaaaactgggtttttaagcgagaaatgtttttgggtatatttgaacgattggattgactggtttgactCAGAGGCACGTTTAGCGATGGTGGTgagcaaggatggtggtagagtcctgcctgcgaTTCCTGCCGAAGGTGCGTAGGAATGGTGGTAGAGTTTCGCCTGCGATTCTCACCTACAGATGAGCttgtaaggatggtggtaagcagggacggtggtagagtcccatctgtgattcccgcctacggtgcatgcgtagagatggtggtagattcccgcctgtgattcctacCTAcaatgctctgatggtttggttctgggctattttctggaaaaatagcTAGACtggatttttgggccattatctaggataattgcgaggaaatgttttaaagaaaatgttttgggtcaaaatgaaattttggcaTACGtgaaaaaatgagaatttttgggacatatgcatatgacatcatgttcatgcatttgattattgagaaatactttttgcagtcgggaaatgcagtcggcatgcagtcatggagaaaaaagtgaataaatactggacctacatgaaaaagaaaattatttttataacttttttttattcatgtaggtccccctgaatataaaataatttttttataatttttttttattcattccatacagccgactgcacgtcgactgcatttcccgactgtatctagcaaagcccttgattattacataaatatatttttatcttgagatTTGCCTGGTTTGTTACTTATCTGCAGTACCGTTTTTAGTACCGTAAATTTTGATACAGAGGACGAGgaggctgagtccgaggaggCCAGTTGGCCAGAGGAGTGATTggtttattttcctatttttgattggtattatattttcattggttatttgtaatattattagtacGCTTGTTTTTTagtgagtttgtatttaaacaatattCTGGTACTTGGTTGAAAGACTTTTTATTACCGTtgtgttatttttatgtacacaTGCTGTATGTACATATacttgacacttggcgataggatgcgtgacccgtgttatcatcccgacgcctcaaTTTTTATGTGTCCGTACGTAATAATTGGGAGcatcacaactagatttttcctataaaatatgcaaatgtAAACACGAGTGCGATAGGAATTTTATAGCTGAATAACTTGAGAGTAATGGTAACGTAATGTCATTAGATGCCTGGTTATTTTGAGCCCATTGGAGCTAGttgtttgttttcctttaaGTCCCTCTTTGAGCTAATTGTATTGGGTTGTAATGAGCATTTTGGGTTATCAAAACACAAAGTTCGTTTATGGACTTGGGTTGGCTGAAATTTGGAGCCCATTAGATAAATATTTGATTTACCTAATTTCCAACTAATCCTAGCCCCTGATTTGGTGTTTCCCTAGatgaaacataaaaatattaagtGTTGGCTTGAGGCGCAAGAGGGTTTTCGGCCACCCTAGGCTTTTTATGCTTGGTGAGCAAGCTTGGCAATTCTATGAACAGAGTTCTATGCTTTGGTTACACACACAGTTTGAGTGTGACACCTCGACCTCCACTTGGGAGTTGACAGAAGTCACAATGTTTGGATGCAAACCACAAGAAAAGTTTCGGTTCGGTCTCGGTTTAGAGTTTTTTCACCCTGAATCGAACGGaatgaagaataaaaataaaaaataaattatatatattatttatataataattgtataattttcatctaacctatcaccattaatgatataaatttaaagatgttattaacaaaataatattctatcaattaactaatatataacatcaattaactaattatatagcaattatataaatttataatctaattttttattattgaccatataaaatatttttttattgaattaattacataatccatattaataaattacttaattttaacttagtattttaaataaatttttttattaatctattttttttttaaaaaagaaaagatgaaaaaaaaatgggttGGACAGAATGGACTAACCGGACCTAACAAGACCGGTTTGGTCCAATCCCTAAGGATGTTTGGTCCAGTCCAGTCTAAGGAAAATGATGAACTTCAGTCCATCACCCCCTGGACCGTTTTCACCCCTACGTATATGAGATAATTGTAGTGGAAAAGTCTAGAATACATGTAGTGACTTGAAATAAGAGTACtggagaaaatatatttaattttatgaaattatccATAAGCCACATCACTACTATAGTTAAGATATTACAGATCATAATTTGTTTATCACCCAACTTAAAATAGTCAACATAGTATACCACAAGACAACAATATTAACTCAAAACAGGGATAGACCTCAATTCTATTCATTGGTCTACATTGGTTCCCCTTTCTCACAATCCGTCTTGATTCCTACATCTGCATTGAGAATCCACATCTATATCAAAACCTATAGTTTCAAGGAGTAAAACCATAGCGAGACTAGTACTATGGCACCATGTTCCTTGGTAAAGGATTTGGCGAGGATTCATGGTGCCAAGGGTGCCAGTTGGTTAGCAACACCCTAGATTTTGGTCGGGAATAGGTGTGCAATTTTCACAAGGAATGCACATCCACGCACAATACCAGCTTTAGGAGATTTACCTCCAACTCCATTAATAGTAGCTTTAGGAGAGGGTCCATCACCTTTACCAGGGCCTCCGAAACCAGGAATCCCTCCGAAAGGACCGAAGCTGCCGTGGAATCCCATCCCAGGAAAGCCACTGAAACCAGGACCGCCATTGAAAGAACCGAAGCCTCCAGGAAATCCAAAGAAATTCTGAGGGTTGTAGAGTTCATCATGATCTTTCTTTGGCACATTCCTTGATCCTTCAGTACTACCTATAGTACCGAGAAATGCTGTAAGAAAGATCAAAACGAGAGAGAACGATGCCTTAGTAGTTGTCTTATCCATAGCAATCTTTATATATTTGTCTCGATTATGCGGTACTATGTTAATGCGATAGTGAAGACAATTGTTCCAACACCACCCTAATTTATAGTGCAACTCGTGAAAAGGAGGgcagtcactacaagaaatcgggGATATTCCGGCGATTTCATAATCGCCGCAAAAAATATCGTTGGCAAAAGTATGTTTTCCCGGCGAGTTAAAAATCCCCACAAAATTCATGATCTAATAAAACCATTTAGTAGCCGGGGCTTATAATAACTATTGCAACGATTATGAAATCGTTGCCATAGTACAATATACTTTTTCCATCACTTAAACTATGTCACTTTACCTGTATCTTTGGGCACCAAGTCATAATTAAGTTTCATCCTCGTCCCGCGCCCCTTGCAACCACCAAAACTCACCCCTCGATTCCCTACAGCCTGCTCCTTCTTTCTCCACGCCGGGAAAAGGTTCTGTCCTTCTCCAAAAGACCACCAACGCCGTATGCTTACTTATTGAAAGCTGAAGGAAATCTCCAACGATTTAGCCACACCACCCCCACGCCATTTTCCTCCCACGGAAGTTGAGCCAGACTCCATCCGCGGCAGCTTCAGGTTCAATtctgagtctctctctctctctctctctctctctctctctctctctctctctctctctctctctctcactcgtgAAAACCCTCTGACTTCGAATCCTAGGGCATTCAGTTATTTCCCTTCTCTATCTCCACCGCAGATTGATTGTGGGTTTGGTGCTGCACAGCTTGTGGGAGTTGTTGGAGTTCTGAGTTGTAGTTTACCGGCAAGCACCTTCTCCTTCTCTGCTTCTCACGGACACACCCACGTTCACTTCAAGTTATAATGGGAACTTGAAGTTAAATGGAACCAATATTCCATTCTGAAACCTTCAATTGCAGTTCAATAATGATGCAAATGGAGCCCGACCTGCCAAATAATATAATGCCTGTCTttagtgatttt
Coding sequences within it:
- the LOC122302150 gene encoding keratin, type II cytoskeletal 2 epidermal-like is translated as MDKTTTKASFSLVLIFLTAFLGTIGSTEGSRNVPKKDHDELYNPQNFFGFPGGFGSFNGGPGFSGFPGMGFHGSFGPFGGIPGFGGPGKGDGPSPKATINGVGGKSPKADVGIKTDCEKGEPM